The genome window actaatCACCTTACCCCTTGTGTCTGCTAACTCTTCTGGTCATTTCTgcttgttcatttattcagcagGTGTATGTTGTCATCTGAAATGCTCATTTGCCGAATAGAACCTTGAGTCCTGGCCCCCACATAGGTGGGGAAGTGGAGACCTCTGCCAGGGGGCTGTAAGACTCTTCTCTAGTCTGCCCCAGGGGAAGTCAGCCCAGGGTCTGCACCAGAACATTTTGAATGAGAATCTTATTGAATCCCTGTCTTAAAAAGCCCAGCCTGTGGTGAGGACATCTGCTTACTTCTGGCCAGGATTTGTCAGAAAGAAATCTCAGCATCAAACGATTGAGCCATCTGCCCATTAAGGGGCTCACTGTGGTGAGATTTGTCCCCCAGCCTCTGCCGTGGGACATCCCTCTggggccacccccacccccagccccacctgtgCCTGGCACACTTGTTGGTGAGGGTGTGGGCAGCGCCTGAGCGGGTGACGTGTGATCTGGGCCGCCTTTATTCCTGGGGCCGAGAGTAGCAGCTGCAGAGGACAGCAACTTGCATAGGGAACGGGTGGGGGCTTCTAACATGAACTACAAAAAGCAGCTTCTCATTGTTGAGATTCTGtttgtttgtggttttgttttttttgtttatttttaatgccttCAAGTGCATATCCTCTTCTTTGTCTGAAAgccgacccccccccccccgccccaaagTGGCTTGCTTTAGTCccgactgggaaaaaaaaaaccactcctCAACAGCCTTAAGCAATAAATGGATGAGGAGAACATGTGGCTTCAACTGGGCTTATTAGAATAAATGTGTccaattttcatttgaaaagagcaGTAACTACAGATGGCAAAAGAAATGCatctaattttcatattttatagggTGGTAGAAACAGAACAATGAATTTTTCAGACTTTGAAATCTCTAACCATTGTCTTAAATCTGTGTTGGGTCACAAAGCATAATGACCCGACTATATTGCCTCACATTCAAGTCAAAAGAACTGTCTTCTTTGAAGTCGTAAGACTCCAATAATGATAAGTATCTTTTCTCAGTGGCCTCTCTGGGGCATGTGGGGGTTATGGAGACGTGGAAACTAGAAGCCTCGAATCTTCCGTGGAGaaccacccccaacacacacacacccatgagcAGGAATGTGACTGTTGGGCGTGGTCCGATGGCCCAGCCTTGGGTGTAGGGCAGCCTTGTAGATTGAAGAGTGCTGGAACCAGTGAAAAATGGGGGTTGGGGagttctggaccaccaggtaccTCTTTGTGGCCACAGCCCTGGGATGCTGGCCTTATCTCTCCGTCTCTTCGCCTATCCCTTACCTTGACCCTGACCCTAACCCACACCGTTTTGTAAAGCTCCTTCTGCTGCCCACGGCCCACACCCTCCCTAATGTGCTGCTAGCCCCTACTCAAAGCTCATGCAGGActaatgcttttaaaatgagGTCTAAAAAATAATTACTAATCAAGAGTATTATTTTTTACACAGAACTgcctttttctattctttaaatAAACTCTATTGTATTGGTCTAACAAGgcactattttaaaatgttttgtttttttttttaatatttctcccgTAGCACTTAAAAGATATTTTGTAAAGACTTTTGCTGTAAAGATTTTGTAATAAAGTTGTCTAAGGGCTCCTTCTCCAacattaccatttttaaaaaatgttttaaaggctAGAAAACAACTTATGTATATTCTGTATATGTATAGCAGCACATTTCATTTATGGAAATATGTTCTCagaatatttatttactaatatATTTATCTTAAGCCATGTCTTATGTTGAGAGTGTGACATTGTTGGAATAATCATTGAAAATGACTAACATGAAGCCCTGTAAATACATGATAATTGCACACAGATTTTACATATTTGCCGaccaaaaatgatttaaaacaaattgtAGTCTTCTATGGTTTTGTAACAAATTGTACAaatgactgtaaaaaaaaaatacaattttatcaaGTATGTGTTATATGCTGTCATTGCTCTGTTTGGTAAAGGTCTTACAGATGCCACAAAGGTGACCTGTGTGTGAAGCAGTGCCTGTCACCCCCGGGGGCTTCTGTGTAAACAGAATTCAGGTAACTGGGGATCCGGGTGATGTCCCGGGCGAGCATTTGTATGTCCCTGGTGGTGGTGGCAAGTTTTCTGctcagccctgtgtgtgtgtgtgtggcaggggagggggaatCCCAGgagcctactttttaaaaatagggacCATAGGCTGGATGTAACCATCGACTTTACCTGCCAggccttttcctacttggaagaCTGAGGCCCTCCAGCCCCTCTTTAAGGAAAAGGGACTTGTAGGAAAAAGGTTTAAGTGTCCAGCCTGGGAATGACCAAACCCTGAAGGTGGAGAGGGGGCCCTGCGTCTAAAGTGAATCTCCTACCCATCCGGGCTTGTTTACCCCTGCCCCGGGGAAGGTAGTCACTGATTTGTAAAGCGCTGAGATCGTGTGGAAGGTGCAAAGTGGTGTTTATTTTTCAGACATCCAGCAGAGAACATCCTAATCCTGTGAGCTCTAGTTCCTATTTCTCCCTCTTGAGCTATTTCTTGGGTACAGCCTCCTCAACAGGCTCCTCGTGGTCTTCCGGCTGCTTCGTGCCTGGCAGCGGGTCCTTCTGAGCGTCTTCGGGGGCGGCAGCCTGTCTGCACAGAGCCCCCCAGAGCTTTTGTTTGATGGCCTTGCCCAGCTCCAGGCTGTACCTCTTGGGGGTCCCAGAAGGATTCCACAGCATGGGCTCTACCACAGAATGGTACAGAGCCCGGTAGCTCTCAGTGGGGAGGCCGTGGATGACTAATGCGTCCTCGGACAACTGCTGCCTCTTCCTGGTTTCGGGAAGCGAGGCTCGGCCCTTCCAGGACGCTGTCCCCATGTCCCGGGGTAGCGCTTGGGTGGCAGCCACATGTTCAGCATATCTGCTCTCAAGATCTTGGCAGACCGTcgcttttttctcctttgaactcTCTTTACTCTAGccaggaagaaagcagagaagtCAAAGCTAAAACTTGAGAAGGGAGCTCAGAATAATTATCTGGGATTTGTGTCCCCGAGTCTTGGTTACAGCCACAACCAACATTTGTCTAGCATGTTCTAGTTTACTGAATTCCTTCAGGGACGCCTCTGCGAGCGATTTGCCACAACACTGGAAGGTCAGCGGGAGACGGCTCTAAAGGCAAGGATCTGGGAATGGGTTTGCCCAAGGCCACGCAGCCATTGGGTGGGCCACGGCTGTCACCTACAGAGTGCCACACAGGACCCCAAGCATCTACTCAGCGCCAGCCTCGGCTCGAAAACTGTTTGCGTGTACTAACTCATTTCATTCTCTTGAAACCCTATGAAGGAAGGGCTGTCACTCCCCGTTTTATAGATGACAAAAGCCAATTACAGTCAGATTTGGGATCAGAACCCTGAGTGACTAGCTCCAGgaggcattctttttttaattagaatataattaccccgctttcctggtggctcagtaaagaatctgcctgcaatgcaggagacctgagtttgatccctgggtcgggaagatcccctggagaagggaatggcaacccactccagtatgcttgcctggagaatcccaaggacagggagcctggtgggctacagtccaaggggtcgcaaagagtctgatatgagtgagtgactaacactttcactttcttcataattgctttacaatgttttatgggtctctgctgtacaatgaagtcgatcagatatatatgcacacattcatcccctccctcttggacctccctcccacctcatccccacccccgctgccatcccacccctctaggtcatcacggagcaccaagctgagctccctgtgctatggagCAGGTTCCCGCACAGTGGCCTCCTGAGCTCTGCTGGCCACCATGGAGTAACAGAGCTGGACTCCTGTCAGGCCTCTGGATGCCAAGCTCTCCATGTTCAGATTTATAGCTAGATCTGTGGCTCAGCTCTGGGGTTCAGGCGTGTGTCTCTGAGCCTTTCTCATCTTCATTTTCCCTTCACATCAAGTTCCttttgtctctgcttctgaaaacCACTTTGTCCTCCTCTCGAGCTGGGCAGAGGATACACAGGCATGACCCCGGATCTTGTATTCTCTCTGCTAtatcaccccccccacccccatcctaaCTCCCCCCGGCCCCCGCATGCCATCTTTAACTTCAGGATTTCCTCTTCTTCATGGGAATCCCTAGCTCACCTTTCCCTCTTCCCACTCTGTCATATTTCCTCCACCACCGGCCCTCTCCTACCTCGACACCTCCTGCAGGCTTCCTGCGCCTGAGCGAGCCTGGCCGCTGCCCTGCTGGCTGCTTGCTCTTGCAACTGATGGAGTTTCTTGTTCCGCCCTGCTGGGTGGTTTTCATTGTTGCATCGTCCCTGGGCTTTAATCTCTTGGAGGGTTTTGCGTCTCCAAACTTGCGTGGCACTGGGCAGCATTTCTCCTTCAGCTGTCGCCTGAGCACCAGTTTCACcagggagaaggaactggcaattaCTGGCTCCTTTACAACTTCCCAAGAAGAGGTGGGACCTGGTGTGGGGGCAGTGGTGTTCGGCTCAGCACACGTTCTGGTTGTCCAGATGTTGGTGAGAGCTGGCGAGTCCACATAGCAGTCCTGGAGCCTGGTGTTCAGTAAGATAGACTGCCGGAGTCCATAGGCAGGAATGCTGGGGTCTCGTCTCACATAGATTGGATGCTAGAATCATAAGGgggaaagaggaataaaaaagaCCAATTCTCAAGCTGAGACTAGAAGGTCTATTTTGGAGGTAAAGTACTAACATCTTTTTAAAGACCATTCCTTCCCCAAAAACTCTTAGAAACCTTTCTACATATCCTCTCTCCTGCTCACCAAAGCCTTTTGTACCAAGTAGGAAAGCAATAGTAATTTCACAACGTCACAGTGATGGTCAGTTTCTCAAACATAGCATGCTTGCACTGGAAGTGGAGGGAGGGTTGGGGAGCATTTATAAGGAATTAAAAGCAATTTCTGTCTCCTGGAAAGCTAAGGGAAACCACAGTGGGAGAGGAATGGGAGACAGGATCACTTGAGCTGCCTATAGAGCTGTAGCCAGTTCTCAACTCTGCTGCAACCCAGAAATGACAGCAGGTAAAAATCCCGCCAAGTTCTGAAATCGTTTCTAACCAGACTGCCATGAGCCAAGAAAAGCTGCTAAGCAGGGAAATATACTCTGGGGTCTCTAAAGGCAAAAGCACAATGTAAATGATGCTGGCCTCCATTCCCCAGGACCAGCCAAGAACAAGAGAACAATTTGGAGAGATTAGAATCACACACTTAAAAGAGACCTGGCTTTCTAAGAAATGTcatctataataaaataaaatcaccttaCCATATTTCAGTTGCCTTAAACTTTATTTTAGCTAGCTTAGTAGGGGgaagaaatgtgtattttcttttccctttttctctcttgttttttgttttgttttgctttgttttaatatttctatcacctgtctttctctgcctcagtCATGCATGGGCAAACTGCTGTTTGTTTAGATTTTGGCTCTCATACAGGCAGTTTTGAACCATTATCTCTAGTATTTGTGATGTCACTTTGGTTTGTgatgtgggtgtgggtgggtgttACATCATCAGatttttatagttgatttatgttgGAAGAAGTTCTATTTTCTTGTGCTTACAGCCTCAGGAACTTCTCTAGCCCTCTTCTCCCCCAAAATGGCTCGGGTGAATTTTGAAGGTCCTGACATTCTTAAGAAGCACCCTCTGCACGCAGCATACTCAAATATGCAGACCAGGTTTGTGGGTACAGGTAGAGAGATGTATCTTTACCTGTGCACAAGGGCCCTTCTCCGTGCACATAAAGAAGGTACTGTTACGTTCTCAGAACGGCTGCCAAGGTTAGGGaccagaaatgaaagaacacGTTCCTGCAGCCCTGGGCACCTACCTCTGCCCGCGTGTCTCTCCCGGGGAGACTACATGGTTTCTGGAATGTGGTTTTATTTTACATCCCATGGCAAATGCAGTAATTAGAGCTGTTAGCAGTGTCAAGGGCTTGAAACAAGAACAAAGACGCCTCTTCCTGGGAACTCTTGGGCAATGCTGAGCTCCTTATCAGGTGCTCCCCCTGTTGGGGGTTTTGACATTTCATGTGCAGAATGCCAAAGGAGGCTCCCTccccagggggaggaggagagcgaAATGATGGAAAAACAGAGCCTGAGTCTGGCAGGAGTTCCTGGAATCACATGTGTTGcctgtttgatttttgtttgtttgtttgtttttgtttttgtccccAGAGTGAATCAAAGTTGCAGGCAGACTGCACCGCAGGCCGCCATGGAACCACCTCCAGGCCGCCAGCATCTGGACCCACAGAGGCTCAGGAGGACAATGGGGCCCATTCAGTGGCGGAGCCTCGGCCTCACCTCCTGAGAGGTGGGTCAGTTTTAGAGCAGGGCATCAGAAAGGGTTTGTCTCTGGGAAGGGTTTGCGAACGTCTGGAGGTTGGTCAGGCAGGCATCCTTTCAAAGTTGGTGAGCCCCGGAGAAGTGCGACCTGGCTCTGGGGCTACGATCTGCCTTTATTCTGCATTGTGGGAACAGGAAGGCAAGACACAGGAAACCGCGTCTCTGTTTCCCTTCGCTCCTTTCCCGTCTTGAGGTTGACTTTTCCTCACCACCTCGTTCCAAACACTcaaatgtatttacttttctgGGCCTTTGACTCAATCACTGAGCAACACTGCTCTGCCTCTCAGAGCACTCAGAATCTCTTTCTAGCACAGAGCTCTTCACACTGATGGCAGCTGATACATACTCTTCAAGCTCTGTTAAATTCTGTCTTCTTCAGGTGACACTGCCCCAAAAGTAATCCTCATGTTGTTTACCAATAATTCAGAGTAATTTGACGTGTGCTatagaactaaaaagcctcttgatgaaagtgaaagaggagagtgaaaaagttggcttaaagctcaacattcagaaaactaagatcatggcatctggtcccatcacttcatgggaaataaaaggggaaacagtggaaacagcgtcagactttattttggggggctccaaaatcactgcagatggtgattgcagccatgaaattaaaagacacttactccttggaaggaaacttatgaccaacctagatagcatattcaaaagcagagacattactttgccaacaaaggtccatctagtcaagactatggtttttccagtggtcatgtatggatgtgagagttggactgtgaagaaagctgagtgctgaagaattgatgcttttgaactgtagtgttggagaagactcttgagagtcccttggactgcaaggagatccaaccagtccatcctaaaggagaccagtcctaggtgttcattggaaggactgatgctaaagctgaaactccaatactttggctacctcatgtgaagagttgactcattggaaaagactctgatgctgggagggattgggggtaggaggagaaggggaccacagaggatgagatggctggatggcatcactgacttgacggacatgagtttgagtgaactcatgagttggtgatggacagggaagcctggcgtgctgcaattcatggggtctcaaagagtcagacacgactgagcaactgaactgaactgattgctccTATTTCTGTAAAACCTGTTTTGATTGAATGCTCACTGTAGTCCAAAGCATGGTTCTAGACTCTTTACCAACATCATCTCACAAAATGGTACCAACggtcttctttaaaaacaaacaaacttatttatttggctgcccacAGCCTTCATTGCTGCAAACGGGATCTTCAGTCTGCATTGTGCCACATGCAATCTTCAGCTGCGGCGTGTTGGATCTagtcctctgaccagggattgaacccaggccccctgcattgggagtgcggggtcttagccactggaccaccagggaagtttctccCCCTGGTTTTAGAAGTTGTCTCGAATGTCCCCTGCTGTGTTAGGTGCACAGGGAAGTGGGTATATGAGGATACATTAAACAAAGTAGTCTTTAACAGAGGTTGTTCCATTGAAGGTTGTTCAGAAGTATGAAATCAGGATGGAAAGACTGCATTTGTTCCAGGGTCCTGAAACCATGGCAAAAGTTTCCATCATTGGTGCCAACCCTTGGTCCAGAGAACTTGGGGTTGAGGCCGTAGGGCTTCCGTGTTGCAGAAAGATGTCCCTCAGTTTGATTGGCCAATGAACCTTTTTTACTGTGCTGAGCTAAGTCTAAATAACTCTTACTTTCCACCCATCCTTTGGAGTTCTTCTTCCTGACATATCTAAATCACCACTTCTATTTGCAAACACATCTGCCCTTCTCTGAGGTTTAGCCAGGCTCTCCTCACTGTATTTTTAGCTCTAttaatctttcttctttctttttctcctttactacCCCTCTTCTTCTCTGTAGTTTTTCTTAGCTCCTATTCTCTTTCTGGAGGGTTGGTGAATAAAGAGGAAATTGAGCCAATTCATATGAATTCTCCTCGTCCTCCTTCATGCCCCATCCTCAAATTCTAATGGAatttagttgtttttaatttccacaGAAGATGTTTTTAACACCCAAGCAAGTAAACTTCCACACCCATAGGGGAACACATCGAAGTTCGTGATGCAGAAGTtttaggaaagaagagagaaactcTGGATGAGAGAATTTGTAGATTCCTGAGCCGTGATGCAAACTCAGAGGACCAGTGATTTAGACCACATGTGCCGTACACACACCTCTCATGGCCAAGTATGTGATATGAGGGTGTCCTGCCTACCCTGCTAACCCCTTCTGACCTGGCTCTGGGTTCTCAGACATGGCCACCAGATGCCCCACAGACATCTCTAACTCATTATGTTCAAAACCAAATTCTTTTTCTCGCTTCACCTCTGTCAGAAAAGACAAACTACTGCATCTCTTCTCCATCACTAGTTGCCTGACTCAGAAGCTAGGAGACAGGGTCAGTAACAGTATTG of Bos indicus isolate NIAB-ARS_2022 breed Sahiwal x Tharparkar chromosome 17, NIAB-ARS_B.indTharparkar_mat_pri_1.0, whole genome shotgun sequence contains these proteins:
- the C17H22orf31 gene encoding uncharacterized protein C22orf31 homolog; this encodes MHPIYVRRDPSIPAYGLRQSILLNTRLQDCYVDSPALTNIWTTRTCAEPNTTAPTPGPTSSWEVVKEPVIASSFSLVKLVLRRQLKEKCCPVPRKFGDAKPSKRLKPRDDATMKTTQQGGTRNSISCKSKQPAGQRPGSLRRRKPAGGVESKESSKEKKATVCQDLESRYAEHVAATQALPRDMGTASWKGRASLPETRKRQQLSEDALVIHGLPTESYRALYHSVVEPMLWNPSGTPKRYSLELGKAIKQKLWGALCRQAAAPEDAQKDPLPGTKQPEDHEEPVEEAVPKK